A window of Deinococcota bacterium genomic DNA:
CTGCCCAAGACGGTCAGCGCGGCCGAAGCACGTGCGAACTTTGCCGAGATCGTGGGCGGCCTCGCCGCGCCTGAGGCCGCCGAGGTGGTGATCACCCGCCACGGCCGGCCGGTGGCCGTCCTCCTGAGCGCCGAGCGCTACAGCGAGCTGATCGCTACCCTCGAGACGCTCGAGGA
This region includes:
- a CDS encoding type II toxin-antitoxin system Phd/YefM family antitoxin; translated protein: MIKALPKTVSAAEARANFAEIVGGLAAPEAAEVVITRHGRPVAVLLSAERYSELIATLETLE